From a region of the Aeoliella mucimassa genome:
- a CDS encoding glycosyltransferase family 4 protein, translating to MGTRFAGTDGVSLEAAKWARILWDHRHVSYWYGGKLDTDPDISMLVPHAYFGHSDIQWINNRCFGQVTRDPEVTRRILALAEHLKRTLYDFTRKFDIEIMVVQNALTIPMNIPLGVAIAMFVAETGFPTIAHHHDFYWERDRFSVNACGDLLRMAFPCTLPSIQHVTINSEAQRALSHRRGVSSILVPNVLEFEVEPEGVDDYNSDFREQIGISKDDVLFLQPTRVVPRKGIEHAISLIGALRDPRCKLVISHESGDEGNEYLHALQEMADREGVELLYIPDRIGEERGTNERGEKVYLLGDAYAHADVITYPSLYEGFGNALIEAFYYRKPALVNRYSIFVSDIEPRGFDVVTMNGYLTREVINKVQRVINDPEYREEMVETNYSLGKRYYSYAVLRRKIRTLVTNYTGMDDM from the coding sequence GTGGGTACGCGCTTCGCCGGTACCGATGGTGTATCGCTCGAAGCCGCCAAGTGGGCCCGCATTCTGTGGGACCACCGCCACGTGAGTTATTGGTATGGAGGTAAGCTCGATACCGATCCCGATATCAGCATGCTCGTGCCGCATGCGTATTTCGGGCACTCCGACATTCAATGGATCAACAATCGCTGCTTTGGTCAGGTGACGCGTGATCCCGAAGTCACCCGTCGCATCCTGGCGCTGGCCGAGCATCTGAAGCGAACGCTGTACGACTTCACGCGCAAGTTCGATATCGAAATCATGGTGGTGCAGAACGCCCTGACGATTCCGATGAACATTCCGCTGGGGGTCGCGATCGCCATGTTCGTCGCCGAAACCGGCTTCCCGACCATCGCCCATCACCACGATTTTTATTGGGAACGCGATCGCTTTAGCGTCAACGCGTGCGGTGACCTCCTGCGTATGGCGTTCCCCTGCACCCTTCCCTCCATTCAACATGTGACGATCAACTCCGAAGCCCAGCGAGCGCTTTCGCATCGCCGCGGTGTGTCGAGCATCCTGGTGCCGAACGTGCTGGAGTTTGAAGTCGAGCCCGAAGGAGTCGACGATTACAACTCGGACTTCCGCGAGCAAATCGGCATCAGCAAGGACGACGTGCTGTTCCTGCAACCTACCCGCGTGGTACCTCGCAAAGGCATCGAGCATGCGATCTCGCTAATCGGGGCGCTTCGCGACCCTCGTTGCAAGCTGGTGATCTCGCACGAGTCGGGCGACGAGGGCAACGAGTACCTGCATGCACTGCAGGAAATGGCCGACCGCGAAGGCGTGGAGTTGCTTTACATTCCCGACCGCATTGGCGAAGAACGCGGCACCAACGAACGCGGCGAAAAGGTCTACCTGCTAGGCGACGCTTACGCGCACGCCGATGTGATCACCTACCCGAGTCTGTACGAAGGATTCGGCAACGCACTAATCGAAGCGTTCTACTACCGCAAGCCGGCGCTCGTGAATCGCTACTCGATTTTTGTGAGCGACATCGAACCGCGTGGCTTCGACGTGGTGACCATGAATGGCTACCTGACTCGCGAAGTTATCAACAAGGTGCAGCGAGTCATTAATGATCCCGAATATCGGGAAGAAATGGTTGAGACCAACTACTCCCTCGGCAAACGTTACTATAGTTACGCGGTGTTACGCCGCAAAATCCGTACGCTGGTTACCAATTACACCGGTATGGACGACATGTAG
- a CDS encoding glycosyltransferase family protein: MPDFSQYGPITTIHELGTVDAAELEHKLNVAVREFPIGLVLPITAADMKAEPFANIARKLVDAKFIDSIVVVLNRTTSADEYKQTYSFTEQLGDRCRILWTDGPRGQQLYQELTDAGFDVSRPGKGRAVWTAFGYLLADPKIKAYVLQDCDIVNYDNDMLMRLCLPMAHPSLDFDFCKAYYARCTDRMHGRVARLLMTPITRAMISVLGSDKFLVFVRSFRYPLAGEFAVSSALARSNRIPCDWGLEVGTLAEVFRNTSPKRVCQVDLGRAYEHKHQPLSLDDRSRGLMGMASDILTSILRTLMSNGLVVTRGHLLSIRNSYLRLAQDAIRQYHADALMNSLEYDRHGEEEAIEAFAEQITAAGEAVFDDPSGAMALPTWTRVVAALPDFPARLREMADKDQAEYV, encoded by the coding sequence GTGCCAGACTTTTCTCAGTATGGACCGATCACCACCATCCACGAGTTAGGAACGGTCGACGCGGCGGAACTTGAGCACAAACTCAATGTCGCGGTCCGCGAGTTCCCGATCGGCCTGGTGCTGCCGATCACCGCGGCCGATATGAAGGCCGAGCCGTTTGCCAACATCGCTCGCAAGCTGGTCGACGCCAAGTTCATCGACTCGATCGTGGTCGTGCTCAATCGCACCACTTCGGCCGACGAATACAAGCAAACCTATTCGTTCACCGAGCAGCTCGGCGACCGCTGCCGCATCTTGTGGACCGATGGCCCGCGAGGGCAGCAGCTCTACCAGGAACTCACCGACGCAGGGTTCGATGTCTCGCGACCAGGTAAGGGACGCGCGGTGTGGACCGCGTTTGGCTACCTGCTGGCCGACCCCAAGATCAAAGCCTACGTGCTGCAAGACTGCGATATCGTGAACTACGATAACGACATGCTGATGCGGCTGTGCCTGCCGATGGCTCACCCGAGTCTCGACTTCGACTTCTGCAAAGCCTACTACGCTCGCTGCACCGACCGCATGCACGGGCGCGTTGCGCGTCTGCTGATGACCCCGATTACTCGGGCGATGATTTCGGTGCTGGGGAGCGACAAGTTCCTGGTGTTCGTCCGCAGTTTCCGTTATCCGCTAGCTGGCGAGTTCGCAGTGTCGTCGGCCCTCGCCCGCTCGAATCGCATTCCCTGCGACTGGGGGCTCGAAGTCGGCACGCTAGCCGAAGTATTCCGCAACACCTCGCCGAAACGGGTGTGCCAGGTCGACCTCGGTCGCGCGTACGAACACAAGCACCAACCCCTCTCGCTCGACGATCGCTCGCGCGGGCTGATGGGCATGGCGAGCGACATCCTCACCAGCATTCTCCGCACCCTCATGAGCAACGGCTTAGTCGTTACTCGCGGGCATCTGCTGTCGATCCGCAACAGCTACCTGCGGCTCGCCCAGGACGCCATTCGGCAGTATCATGCCGATGCGCTGATGAACAGCCTGGAGTACGATCGGCACGGCGAGGAAGAGGCCATCGAGGCCTTTGCCGAGCAGATTACCGCAGCTGGCGAGGCCGTGTTCGACGATCCCTCCGGCGCAATGGCCCTGCCGACCTGGACCCGTGTGGTTGCCGCCCTGCCCGACTTCCCCGCCCGGCTTCGCGAGATGGCCGACAAAGACCAGGCCGAGTACGTTTGA
- the tig gene encoding trigger factor, which translates to MSDETQDLNEETGATAAEETPNLDLVVNIESPSACERHVTVTVSRADIDRYFDDAFSELVPSASVPGFRVGKAPRKIVESRFKKEVSDQVKGSLLMDCLEKIGEDKHFAAISEPEIDLEAVEVPDTGPMTFEFDIEVRPEFEMPQWKGLSITRPMHEFTDQDVDDQLESMLTRYAQLVPSKEPAQVGDYVTLNLKTSFEGKTVEQEEEIIARVRPVLSFTDCELEGFDKLMEGAKADDKKTAQVTLSADAPNEELAGKTLDIELEVLEVKTLKLPEMDEDFLQELGNFESEEALRDAIRQNLERQLEYSQQKKAREQITALLVESADWDLPPGLLKRQSARELERAIMELRRSGFSESEIRARENQLRQNSNASTATALKEHFILERIAEDEEIEAEEGDYNQEIFLMAMQSGESPRRVRAQLEKRGLMDVLRNQIVERKVLAVVQENAEFQDEPYEPQSRDTVEAINVAAGGAGEIHEAVEAKKEAEAEPGDDTKE; encoded by the coding sequence ATGTCGGACGAAACTCAAGATCTGAACGAAGAAACTGGTGCCACCGCGGCCGAAGAAACGCCGAATCTCGATTTGGTGGTCAACATCGAATCGCCTAGTGCGTGCGAACGTCACGTGACGGTCACCGTATCGCGGGCCGATATCGACCGCTACTTCGACGACGCTTTCAGCGAACTGGTCCCCTCGGCCAGCGTGCCGGGCTTCCGCGTCGGTAAAGCTCCCCGCAAGATCGTCGAGAGCCGCTTCAAGAAGGAAGTCTCCGATCAAGTGAAGGGCAGCCTGCTGATGGACTGCCTGGAGAAAATCGGCGAAGACAAGCACTTTGCCGCAATCAGCGAGCCCGAAATCGACCTGGAAGCGGTCGAAGTGCCCGACACCGGCCCGATGACCTTCGAGTTCGACATCGAAGTACGTCCTGAATTCGAGATGCCGCAGTGGAAGGGCCTGTCGATTACTCGTCCCATGCACGAGTTCACCGACCAGGACGTCGACGATCAGCTCGAAAGCATGCTGACCCGCTACGCCCAGCTGGTTCCCTCGAAGGAGCCCGCCCAAGTTGGCGACTACGTCACCCTGAATCTGAAGACCAGCTTCGAAGGCAAAACCGTCGAGCAGGAAGAAGAGATCATCGCCCGGGTACGTCCGGTGCTGAGCTTCACCGACTGCGAGCTGGAAGGCTTCGACAAGCTGATGGAAGGGGCCAAGGCCGACGACAAGAAGACCGCCCAGGTTACCCTGAGTGCCGATGCTCCCAACGAAGAGCTGGCTGGCAAGACACTCGATATCGAGCTGGAAGTGCTCGAAGTCAAGACGCTCAAGCTGCCTGAAATGGACGAAGACTTCCTGCAGGAACTCGGCAACTTCGAATCGGAAGAAGCCTTGCGGGATGCCATTCGCCAGAACCTCGAACGTCAGCTCGAATACAGCCAGCAAAAGAAGGCTCGCGAGCAAATCACCGCGTTGTTGGTCGAATCGGCCGACTGGGATCTGCCACCAGGGCTGCTCAAGCGGCAAAGCGCTCGCGAGTTGGAGCGTGCGATCATGGAACTGCGTCGCAGCGGTTTCAGCGAGTCGGAAATCCGTGCCCGCGAGAATCAGCTTCGCCAGAACAGCAACGCGAGCACCGCAACTGCTTTGAAAGAGCACTTTATTCTCGAGCGGATTGCCGAGGACGAAGAGATCGAAGCCGAAGAGGGCGATTACAACCAGGAAATCTTCCTGATGGCCATGCAAAGCGGCGAGTCGCCCCGTCGGGTGCGTGCTCAGCTCGAAAAGCGTGGTTTGATGGATGTGCTGCGGAACCAGATTGTCGAGCGCAAGGTACTGGCTGTGGTGCAGGAAAACGCCGAATTCCAGGACGAGCCCTACGAACCGCAGTCGCGTGACACCGTGGAAGCCATCAACGTCGCCGCTGGCGGTGCTGGTGAGATTCACGAAGCGGTCGAAGCGAAGAAAGAAGCAGAAGCCGAACCAGGCGACGACACCAAGGAGTAA
- a CDS encoding DUF2716 domain-containing protein encodes MQAFDGLRIVDPNATKLDAIKSIAVSGGCNARLAVCFYMQTLCIVDWSDRHLLWLAPWDGHWVVCLNGPRFYCIRNEDDLKGFLTHYLQLINDDLEVSVVPGQLTDRYGIVEIAHSEWHNAVFQRLSEEYSKAGWHELPDDESVEAWRGASEAAERLLGGSKVPQSSMSWNIEDIANGGNFTERQQALVCDLELKVLRAMKLVGDGVWMVLDFNHPCYRVHSHRVPETFHPWPISLVPNDDEAVFIASDYSCGIQTMLRKSITVFGQPLLDVLRSDLPDLLAR; translated from the coding sequence ATGCAAGCTTTCGACGGATTACGAATCGTCGACCCCAATGCAACCAAGTTGGATGCGATCAAATCGATTGCAGTTAGCGGAGGTTGCAATGCCCGACTTGCAGTATGTTTTTACATGCAGACGCTCTGCATTGTGGATTGGTCGGATAGGCATTTGCTTTGGCTTGCTCCTTGGGATGGCCATTGGGTGGTGTGTCTAAATGGGCCCAGGTTTTATTGCATTCGCAACGAAGATGATCTAAAGGGCTTCCTTACGCATTACCTGCAACTGATAAATGATGATCTGGAAGTTTCAGTAGTGCCAGGGCAACTGACTGATCGGTACGGCATAGTAGAAATAGCGCACTCAGAGTGGCACAATGCTGTTTTTCAGCGATTGAGTGAGGAATATTCCAAGGCGGGCTGGCACGAGCTCCCCGATGATGAGTCGGTAGAAGCGTGGAGAGGTGCGTCGGAGGCGGCCGAACGATTGCTTGGTGGTTCTAAGGTGCCGCAGTCATCCATGTCCTGGAACATTGAAGACATCGCGAACGGCGGCAATTTCACCGAACGTCAGCAAGCCTTGGTGTGCGATCTCGAACTAAAAGTGCTCAGGGCGATGAAACTAGTGGGAGACGGTGTTTGGATGGTGCTTGATTTTAACCATCCTTGTTATCGCGTGCACTCACATCGAGTTCCTGAAACCTTTCATCCTTGGCCAATTTCGTTGGTGCCAAACGATGATGAGGCAGTATTCATTGCTTCGGATTACTCTTGCGGCATACAAACAATGTTGCGGAAATCGATTACTGTGTTTGGTCAGCCGTTGCTGGACGTCCTAAGGAGTGACTTGCCCGACCTTCTTGCTCGCTGA
- a CDS encoding alpha-amylase family glycosyl hydrolase, with translation MSNNPDAPTFLDRLRVLYGERATEIAPQVEALVDEYRTSDSASSSALWSERDVVLITYADILRSEQASPLSTLCQWMVERGHAERINVVHLLPFCPYSSDDGFSVIDYLAVDPEAGTWNDIAKLGEAVDLMFDLVLNHISQHSEWFQKYLAGESPYDRFFVEADPTIDWSQVVRPRSLPLLTEVQTSRGPRHVWTTFSDDQIDLNYEEPEVLLRMLQVLLEYAKRGARIIRLDAIAFLWKEQGTNCLHLPETHEAVKLMRDVVAAALPGTILLTETNVPHQENVSYFGSGDEAQMVYQFSLPPLLLDAMTSGDAVYLRNWLANLAPPPAGCTFFNFTASHDGIGVRPLEGLVPDERLEAVVAAVRARGGRINTRRRPDGTDAPYELNITYVDAVSPTTADEPAEVELHARRFLTTQAVMLSLPGMPAVYFHSLVGTQNDYAGVEQSGINRRINRHKYDLPELEQHLSGDNSLAARIHQGYEQLLAVRTAHPAFHPEAAITLLDTSSDAVLAVERVSLDGDERIIALANFGPEVTLPLAAFAGTATQFRSLLADDPSLLPADGSITLPAGGSAWLLERS, from the coding sequence ATGTCGAACAATCCCGATGCGCCTACGTTTCTCGACCGTTTGCGGGTGCTGTATGGCGAGCGAGCCACTGAGATCGCTCCGCAGGTCGAAGCCCTAGTCGACGAGTATCGCACGTCCGACTCCGCAAGCAGCAGTGCATTGTGGTCGGAACGCGACGTGGTGCTGATCACCTACGCCGATATTCTGCGCAGCGAACAAGCATCGCCGCTGTCGACGCTGTGCCAGTGGATGGTCGAGCGAGGGCACGCCGAGCGGATCAACGTGGTGCATTTGCTGCCGTTTTGTCCCTACTCGTCGGACGATGGCTTTTCGGTAATTGACTACCTGGCGGTCGATCCCGAAGCCGGCACCTGGAACGATATCGCCAAGCTCGGCGAAGCGGTCGACCTGATGTTCGACCTGGTGCTCAATCACATCTCACAGCACAGCGAGTGGTTCCAAAAATACCTGGCCGGTGAGTCGCCGTACGATCGCTTCTTTGTTGAGGCCGATCCCACCATCGATTGGTCGCAAGTGGTCCGCCCGCGGAGTTTGCCGCTACTGACCGAAGTGCAAACGTCGCGCGGCCCGCGTCATGTGTGGACCACGTTCTCCGACGACCAGATCGACCTGAATTACGAAGAACCGGAAGTGCTGCTGCGGATGCTGCAAGTACTACTCGAGTACGCGAAGCGCGGCGCCCGCATCATTCGCCTCGATGCGATTGCCTTTCTCTGGAAAGAGCAAGGGACCAACTGCCTGCACTTGCCGGAAACGCACGAAGCCGTGAAGCTGATGCGCGACGTGGTCGCAGCCGCACTGCCAGGCACCATTCTGCTCACCGAGACCAACGTTCCCCACCAGGAGAACGTAAGTTACTTCGGCTCCGGCGACGAAGCCCAGATGGTGTACCAGTTCAGTTTGCCGCCGCTATTGCTCGACGCCATGACCAGCGGCGACGCAGTCTACTTGCGCAACTGGCTGGCGAATCTCGCTCCCCCGCCTGCTGGTTGCACGTTCTTCAACTTCACTGCCAGTCACGATGGCATCGGTGTCCGCCCGCTCGAAGGTCTGGTGCCCGACGAACGGCTCGAAGCGGTGGTTGCTGCGGTCCGTGCGCGCGGCGGGCGGATTAACACTCGTCGTCGCCCCGACGGAACCGATGCCCCCTACGAGTTGAACATCACCTACGTCGACGCTGTGTCGCCGACCACGGCCGACGAACCGGCCGAGGTCGAACTGCACGCTCGGCGGTTCCTCACCACCCAGGCGGTCATGCTGTCGCTACCTGGTATGCCGGCCGTGTATTTCCACAGCTTGGTTGGCACGCAAAACGATTACGCCGGCGTCGAGCAAAGCGGCATCAACCGCCGGATCAATCGCCATAAGTACGATCTGCCGGAACTCGAGCAACACCTCTCGGGCGACAACAGTCTGGCCGCTCGCATTCACCAAGGCTACGAGCAACTGCTCGCAGTGCGTACCGCCCATCCCGCGTTTCATCCCGAGGCCGCAATCACGCTGCTCGATACTTCGAGCGATGCGGTGCTGGCGGTCGAGCGAGTCAGCCTGGATGGGGATGAGCGCATCATCGCACTTGCGAACTTTGGGCCTGAAGTCACGCTTCCGCTCGCCGCGTTCGCCGGAACCGCGACTCAATTCCGCTCGCTGCTCGCTGACGACCCGTCGCTGCTGCCAGCCGATGGCTCGATCACGCTGCCCGCAGGTGGTTCGGCCTGGTTACTGGAACGTTCCTAG
- a CDS encoding class I SAM-dependent methyltransferase produces MNRVGWDQRVQVHVESQFYDVDGFVAGATSLREIELAKLQGVAGKKLLHLQCHFGLDTLSWARKGAICTGVDISPVAIQKAAELAERVELSASFVCSDVYGFGTSPNAPFDIVYASYGAICWLPDLQRWAEVVAANLAVGGTFYLVEFHPIYDLLAGYSYFTRSVPDIDEEGTYVENGDHVVAKLATWAHPMSSVINALIGVGIQVEHVSEYPFSPYNCFEGLVEREPGRYYLDHKGNDVPLVYSLRGRKVADGSSASGA; encoded by the coding sequence ATGAACCGCGTTGGCTGGGATCAGCGAGTGCAGGTGCATGTCGAGTCGCAGTTTTACGATGTCGACGGGTTCGTGGCGGGGGCTACCTCGCTGCGGGAGATCGAGTTGGCGAAGTTGCAAGGCGTGGCCGGCAAGAAGCTGCTTCACCTGCAGTGTCACTTCGGGCTCGATACGCTTTCGTGGGCCCGGAAGGGGGCGATTTGCACGGGGGTCGACATCTCGCCAGTGGCCATTCAAAAGGCCGCCGAGTTGGCGGAGCGCGTCGAGCTGTCGGCAAGCTTCGTCTGTTCCGACGTGTACGGCTTCGGCACCTCGCCCAACGCGCCGTTCGATATCGTGTATGCGTCGTATGGGGCCATCTGCTGGCTCCCCGATCTGCAGCGGTGGGCCGAAGTCGTCGCAGCGAACCTGGCCGTTGGCGGCACCTTTTACCTGGTCGAGTTCCACCCGATCTATGATTTGCTGGCGGGCTATTCGTACTTCACGCGGTCGGTGCCCGACATCGACGAGGAAGGCACCTACGTCGAGAACGGCGACCACGTAGTCGCCAAGCTCGCAACCTGGGCGCATCCCATGTCGAGTGTGATCAACGCCTTGATCGGGGTCGGCATTCAGGTGGAGCACGTGAGCGAGTATCCCTTCAGCCCATACAATTGCTTCGAGGGATTGGTCGAGCGCGAACCGGGCCGCTACTATCTCGATCACAAAGGCAACGACGTACCGCTTGTCTATAGCCTTCGCGGGCGGAAGGTGGCCGACGGCTCATCGGCGAGCGGGGCTTAG
- a CDS encoding ABC transporter permease has product MPAVCMSNPAVPPVPSRAGKSLWSDAWSKLRRNRLAMFCLTVLMLVGLGAFFTPLIPLQPSDNTLTDRDFEPPRLTNAPDDKLTLTLDEIRAANDEAAVLEQTLSTLDSSEKKERAKLKATIHDIRNRPYVDAGFTPHMGGIAKFLTRMRLRIFGDYSLPSLAGRDNLGRDVLSRIFWGARVSIIVSIVATMVSLLIGVSYGAVSGYMGGFIDAAMMRMVDVLYSVPFIFVVVFLLTLLGEEKSKKQLGEMGIDQITIFYLVVGAIYWLTMARVVRGQVLSLKKELYVEAARAQGAGEARIILRHIVPNVMSVVIVYLTLTIPRVMLFEAFLSFLGLGVESPDVSWGMMASDGLEVINPIKTYWWLVVFPSLAIGATLFALNFFGDSLRDALDPKLRDA; this is encoded by the coding sequence TTGCCTGCTGTTTGTATGTCGAACCCAGCTGTCCCCCCCGTCCCATCGCGCGCTGGCAAGTCGCTGTGGAGCGATGCCTGGAGCAAACTCCGCCGCAACCGCCTGGCGATGTTCTGCCTGACCGTGCTGATGCTGGTCGGCCTGGGAGCGTTCTTCACCCCGCTGATTCCGCTACAGCCCTCCGACAACACGCTGACCGATCGCGACTTCGAACCGCCGCGGCTCACCAACGCTCCCGACGACAAACTCACGCTCACGCTCGATGAGATCCGCGCGGCCAACGACGAAGCAGCCGTGCTCGAACAAACGCTCTCCACGCTCGATAGTAGCGAAAAGAAAGAACGAGCCAAACTAAAGGCAACGATCCACGACATTCGCAACCGCCCGTACGTCGACGCGGGATTCACCCCGCACATGGGCGGGATCGCGAAGTTCCTCACGCGGATGCGATTGCGGATTTTCGGCGATTACTCCCTCCCCTCGCTGGCAGGGCGCGACAATCTGGGGCGCGACGTACTGAGCCGTATCTTCTGGGGCGCGCGAGTCTCGATCATCGTTAGCATCGTGGCCACCATGGTGTCGCTGCTGATCGGCGTTAGCTACGGTGCGGTCTCCGGTTACATGGGGGGCTTTATCGACGCGGCCATGATGCGAATGGTCGACGTGCTCTACTCGGTGCCATTCATCTTTGTCGTTGTGTTCCTGCTAACGCTCCTCGGCGAAGAGAAATCCAAGAAGCAACTCGGCGAGATGGGCATCGACCAAATCACCATCTTCTACCTGGTGGTCGGCGCCATCTACTGGCTCACGATGGCCCGCGTCGTACGTGGCCAGGTGCTCTCGCTCAAGAAAGAGCTGTACGTCGAGGCCGCCCGCGCCCAAGGGGCCGGCGAAGCCCGCATCATCCTCCGCCACATCGTGCCGAACGTCATGAGCGTGGTAATCGTGTACCTCACGCTTACCATTCCGCGCGTCATGCTGTTCGAAGCGTTCCTGTCGTTCCTCGGCCTCGGTGTCGAATCGCCCGACGTATCGTGGGGCATGATGGCCAGCGACGGCCTGGAGGTAATCAACCCGATCAAAACTTACTGGTGGCTCGTGGTGTTCCCCAGCCTGGCGATCGGCGCCACGCTGTTCGCCCTGAACTTCTTCGGCGACAGCCTACGCGACGCCCTCGATCCGAAACTACGGGACGCTTAG
- a CDS encoding ClpP family protease has product MNLPFGPQGDSFASHARQPELSYRDYQRQRQMTLGDLLLENRVIFLQGEIYDGNANDLVMKLLYLQSENRRKDIHFYINSPGGSVTATLAIYDTMQMITCPVATYCVGLAASGGAVLLAGGEKGKRFALKHSKVMVHQPHGGVGGQVSDIEIQAREIIKTRDLLDRIMADHTGRTVEEVVKERDRDRYFSADEAVEFGLVDEIMTKPPTPEGEEDDDE; this is encoded by the coding sequence ATGAATCTGCCATTTGGACCCCAGGGCGACTCGTTCGCAAGCCACGCCCGCCAGCCGGAACTTTCGTATCGCGACTATCAGCGTCAGCGTCAAATGACGCTCGGCGATCTGCTACTGGAGAATCGCGTGATTTTCCTGCAGGGCGAAATCTACGACGGCAACGCCAACGACCTGGTGATGAAGCTGCTGTACCTGCAGAGCGAAAACCGCCGCAAGGACATCCACTTCTACATCAACTCGCCCGGTGGCAGTGTCACCGCGACGCTGGCAATCTACGACACCATGCAAATGATCACCTGCCCGGTGGCCACCTACTGCGTTGGTCTGGCAGCCAGCGGTGGTGCGGTGCTCCTGGCCGGTGGCGAAAAGGGTAAGCGATTTGCCCTGAAGCACTCGAAGGTCATGGTTCACCAACCGCACGGCGGTGTCGGCGGCCAGGTGTCGGACATCGAGATTCAGGCTCGCGAAATCATCAAGACTCGCGATCTGTTGGATCGCATCATGGCCGATCACACCGGCCGGACCGTGGAAGAAGTGGTGAAGGAACGCGATCGCGACCGCTACTTCTCGGCCGACGAGGCGGTTGAGTTTGGCCTGGTCGACGAGATCATGACCAAACCACCCACGCCCGAAGGCGAAGAGGACGATGACGAATAG
- a CDS encoding HAD family hydrolase, producing the protein MQAIDIILENSQPLAPKPTDTEPVLPELDGIRAVLFDVYGTLFISASGDISLTSGASRGDAAEQACQQAGLMLTTAVGDDVVAALHAEIKRQHAESDFEFPEVDIHEVWRSALKTLLEQGYIDYTLKDHEIEQLAIEYETRVNPVWPMPGLSDCLASLHAAGLPLGIVSNAQSFTRELFPALGGGPLDELGFDAALCVWSYEERKAKPSQWMYEKVSRVLTERGIAPDTVLYVGNDMRNDVAPAAAVGFRTVLFAGDARSLRLREGDPLVEGVQPTAVVTDLRQILTILRLAPPQL; encoded by the coding sequence TTGCAGGCCATCGACATCATTCTTGAGAACAGCCAGCCGCTCGCGCCCAAGCCTACCGATACCGAGCCTGTGCTGCCGGAGCTTGATGGCATCCGCGCGGTGCTCTTTGATGTGTACGGCACGCTGTTCATCAGCGCGAGCGGCGACATTAGTCTCACCAGCGGTGCCAGCCGCGGCGATGCTGCCGAGCAAGCCTGTCAACAAGCAGGGCTGATGCTCACCACTGCGGTCGGCGACGACGTGGTGGCCGCCTTACACGCCGAAATCAAACGTCAGCACGCCGAGTCGGACTTCGAGTTCCCTGAAGTCGATATCCACGAAGTCTGGCGATCGGCACTCAAGACACTGCTTGAGCAAGGCTACATCGACTACACGCTGAAGGACCACGAAATCGAGCAACTGGCCATCGAGTACGAAACCCGCGTCAACCCCGTGTGGCCGATGCCCGGACTTAGCGACTGTCTGGCTTCGCTGCATGCTGCGGGGCTGCCGCTGGGGATTGTGAGCAACGCCCAGTCGTTCACCCGCGAGTTGTTTCCAGCGCTCGGCGGCGGCCCGCTCGACGAGCTTGGCTTTGACGCAGCCTTGTGCGTCTGGAGCTACGAAGAGCGGAAGGCCAAGCCGTCGCAATGGATGTACGAAAAAGTCTCCCGCGTGCTAACCGAACGGGGCATCGCGCCCGACACAGTGCTCTACGTCGGCAACGACATGCGTAACGACGTCGCTCCCGCTGCAGCGGTGGGATTCCGCACGGTGCTATTTGCTGGCGATGCCCGCAGTTTGCGACTTCGCGAGGGCGATCCGCTCGTCGAGGGGGTACAGCCGACAGCGGTTGTAACAGATTTACGGCAGATTCTCACCATTTTGCGGCTTGCCCCTCCGCAGCTGTAG